A genomic region of Streptococcus suis contains the following coding sequences:
- a CDS encoding L-lactate dehydrogenase has protein sequence MTATKQHKKVILVGDGAVGSAYAYALVNQGIGQELGIIDINKDRTQGDAEDLSHALAFTFPKKIYSAEYSDAHDADLVVLTAGLPQKPGETRLELVEKNLRINQQIVTEIVNSGFNGIFLVAANPVDVLTYSTWKFSGFPKERVIGSGTSLDSARFRQALAEKIGIDARSVHAYIMGEHGDSEFAVWSHANVAGVKLYDWLQDNRDIDEQGLVDLFVSVRDAAYSIINKKGATYYGIGVALARITKAIFDDENAVLPLSVYQAGQYEGVEDVFIGQPAIIGAHGIVRPVNIPLSEAELQKMQASAKQLKDIIDDAFANPEIAAGVKN, from the coding sequence ATGACTGCAACTAAACAACACAAAAAAGTAATCCTTGTCGGTGACGGTGCCGTAGGTTCTGCTTATGCTTATGCTCTTGTTAACCAAGGTATTGGTCAAGAATTGGGTATTATCGATATCAACAAAGACCGTACTCAAGGTGATGCAGAAGACTTGAGCCACGCATTGGCCTTCACATTCCCTAAAAAAATCTACTCTGCTGAGTATTCAGATGCTCATGACGCAGACTTGGTTGTATTGACAGCTGGTTTGCCACAAAAACCAGGTGAAACTCGCCTTGAATTGGTAGAGAAAAACCTTCGTATCAACCAACAAATCGTTACAGAAATCGTTAACTCTGGTTTCAACGGTATCTTCCTTGTTGCTGCTAACCCTGTTGACGTATTGACTTACTCAACTTGGAAATTCTCTGGTTTCCCTAAAGAGCGTGTTATCGGTTCTGGTACTTCTCTTGACTCAGCTCGTTTCCGTCAAGCATTGGCTGAGAAAATCGGTATCGACGCACGTTCAGTTCACGCTTACATCATGGGTGAGCATGGTGACTCAGAATTTGCAGTTTGGTCACATGCCAACGTTGCTGGTGTGAAATTGTACGACTGGTTGCAAGATAACCGCGATATTGATGAGCAAGGTCTTGTTGACTTGTTTGTATCTGTTCGTGATGCAGCCTACTCAATCATCAACAAAAAAGGCGCAACTTACTACGGTATCGGTGTTGCACTTGCACGTATCACTAAAGCAATCTTTGATGATGAAAATGCAGTACTTCCATTGTCAGTTTACCAAGCTGGTCAATACGAAGGTGTTGAAGATGTCTTCATCGGTCAACCTGCTATCATCGGTGCCCACGGTATCGTTCGTCCAGTCAATATCCCATTGAGCGAAGCTGAATTGCAAAAAATGCAAGCATCTGCTAAACAATTGAAAGACATCATCGATGATGCTTTCGCAAACCCAGAAATTGCAGCTGGTGTAAAAAACTAA
- the gyrA gene encoding DNA gyrase subunit A: protein MQDKNLVTVNLTNEMKSSFIDYAMSVIVSRALPDVRDGLKPVHRRILYGMNELGITPDKPHKKSARITGDVMGKYHPHGDSAIYEAMVRMAQWWSYRHMLVDGHGNFGSMDGDGAAAQRYTEARMSKIALEMLRDINKNTVNFADNYDASEREPEVLPARFPNLLVNGTTGIAVGMATNIPPHNLGETIEAVKLVMDNPEVTTREIMEVLPGPDFPTGALVMGKSGIHRAYETGKGSIVLRSRTEIEEYGNGRERIVVTEFPYMVNKSKVQEHIVKLVQEKRIEGITAVRDESNREGVRFVIEVRRDASANVILNNLFKQTQLQTNFSFNMLAIQNGVPKILSVRQILESYIEHQKEVVTRRTRFDKEKAEARAHILEGLLIALDHIDEVIRIIRNSETDAIAQAELMEKFDLSERQSQAILDMRLRRLTGLERDKIQSEYDELVALIADLADILAKPERVVQIIKDELEEVKRKYADPRRTELMVGEVLSLEDEDLIEETDVLITLSNQGYIKRLAQDEFQAQKRGGRGVQGTGVKDDDFVRELVSTSTHDRLLFFTNKGRVYRLKGYEIPEYGRTAKGLPVVNLLKLEENEAIQTIINVTKDQEADSYLFFATRQGVVKRTSVSEFANIRQSGLKALNLKEDDELINVFLTNGQADIIMGTKFGYSVRFTETDVRNMGRTATGVRGINLREGDQLVGATMISDDQEVLVLTEKGFGKRTPASEYPTKGRGGKGIKTLKVADKNGSLAGLTTVSGDEDIMVITDTGVIIRTSVANISQTGRSTMGVKVMRLNDEAKIMTFALVDAAEIKEEKE, encoded by the coding sequence ATGCAAGATAAAAATTTAGTAACGGTTAATCTGACCAATGAGATGAAATCATCCTTCATCGACTATGCGATGAGTGTTATCGTTTCGCGTGCTCTGCCTGATGTACGTGATGGTCTGAAGCCGGTTCATCGCCGTATTTTGTATGGGATGAATGAATTAGGAATTACACCAGATAAACCACATAAAAAATCAGCCCGTATCACAGGGGATGTTATGGGTAAATATCACCCGCATGGAGATAGTGCGATTTACGAAGCAATGGTTCGTATGGCACAATGGTGGAGCTACCGTCACATGTTAGTTGATGGTCACGGAAACTTTGGTTCCATGGATGGCGACGGAGCAGCCGCTCAGCGTTATACAGAAGCACGCATGAGCAAGATTGCGCTTGAAATGCTTCGTGATATTAACAAGAACACGGTAAATTTTGCGGATAACTATGACGCGAGTGAACGTGAGCCTGAGGTTTTACCTGCTCGTTTCCCTAACCTTCTGGTTAACGGAACGACTGGTATCGCCGTTGGTATGGCTACCAACATTCCTCCACACAACTTGGGTGAGACTATCGAGGCAGTTAAGCTGGTTATGGACAATCCCGAGGTAACAACACGTGAGATTATGGAAGTCTTGCCTGGACCAGATTTTCCGACAGGTGCCTTGGTTATGGGGAAATCTGGAATTCACCGTGCTTATGAAACTGGTAAAGGTTCAATAGTTCTTCGTTCCCGCACAGAAATTGAAGAATATGGAAATGGTCGTGAACGCATTGTTGTTACAGAGTTTCCATACATGGTCAATAAGTCCAAGGTTCAAGAACATATTGTCAAATTAGTCCAAGAAAAACGTATTGAAGGAATCACTGCTGTTCGAGACGAATCCAACCGTGAGGGTGTACGATTTGTTATCGAAGTTCGTCGTGATGCCTCTGCTAACGTTATTTTGAATAACCTATTCAAGCAAACACAGCTTCAAACCAACTTTAGTTTCAACATGTTGGCCATCCAAAATGGTGTACCGAAAATCCTTTCTGTACGTCAGATTCTAGAGTCTTATATTGAACACCAAAAAGAAGTAGTCACTCGCCGTACACGATTTGATAAAGAAAAGGCTGAAGCGCGTGCTCATATCTTAGAAGGCTTGCTGATTGCACTTGACCATATTGATGAAGTCATTCGTATTATCCGTAATTCAGAAACTGATGCTATTGCTCAAGCTGAATTGATGGAGAAATTTGACCTTTCTGAACGTCAGAGTCAGGCTATTCTTGATATGCGTCTTCGTCGTTTGACAGGTTTGGAACGCGACAAGATTCAATCAGAATATGATGAGTTAGTGGCATTGATTGCAGATTTGGCTGATATTCTAGCTAAACCTGAGCGTGTTGTTCAGATTATTAAAGACGAATTAGAAGAAGTCAAACGTAAATATGCTGACCCACGCCGTACAGAATTGATGGTTGGTGAAGTTCTTTCCCTTGAAGATGAGGACTTGATTGAAGAAACGGATGTTTTAATCACCTTGTCAAACCAAGGCTACATCAAGCGTTTAGCACAGGATGAGTTTCAAGCTCAGAAGCGTGGAGGACGTGGGGTTCAAGGAACTGGCGTCAAGGATGATGATTTTGTACGAGAATTAGTTTCTACAAGCACTCATGATCGCTTGCTCTTCTTCACTAACAAGGGACGTGTTTACCGTCTCAAAGGCTATGAAATCCCAGAATATGGTCGTACTGCAAAGGGACTTCCAGTAGTCAATTTGCTTAAATTGGAAGAAAACGAGGCAATTCAAACTATTATCAATGTAACTAAGGACCAGGAGGCAGATAGCTATCTCTTCTTTGCAACCCGCCAAGGTGTTGTAAAACGGACTAGTGTGTCAGAATTTGCCAATATTCGCCAGAGCGGTCTGAAAGCTTTGAATTTGAAAGAAGACGATGAACTCATCAATGTTTTCTTAACAAATGGTCAAGCAGACATTATTATGGGGACTAAGTTCGGTTATTCTGTACGTTTCACTGAAACAGATGTTCGTAATATGGGCCGTACAGCAACAGGTGTTCGTGGTATCAATTTACGCGAGGGAGACCAGTTAGTTGGCGCTACTATGATTTCTGATGACCAAGAAGTACTCGTATTGACGGAAAAAGGTTTTGGTAAACGTACACCAGCCAGTGAGTATCCAACCAAAGGTCGTGGTGGTAAGGGTATCAAGACTCTTAAAGTTGCTGATAAGAATGGCTCTCTAGCAGGTTTGACAACGGTATCTGGTGATGAAGATATTATGGTTATTACCGATACTGGCGTGATTATTCGTACAAGTGTTGCCAATATCTCTCAAACTGGTCGTTCAACCATGGGTGTAAAAGTGATGCGCTTGAATGATGAAGCGAAAATCATGACCTTTGCCTTGGTAGATGCTGCCGAAATAAAAGAAGAAAAGGAATAA